One Rattus rattus isolate New Zealand chromosome 12, Rrattus_CSIRO_v1, whole genome shotgun sequence genomic window carries:
- the Naa30 gene encoding N-alpha-acetyltransferase 30 isoform X2, translated as MAEVPPGPSSLLPPPAPAAPAAAELRCPFPAGAALACCSEDEEDDEEHEGGCRSPAGGEAATAAKARSCLRCPQLPQEQQQQLNGLIGPELRHLRAAATLKSKVLSAAEAAAPDGAPKVTATKGAEGHPGERPLHSVPNNARTALPGRPEAAAAAAAGAASDPATARNGLVEGNEQEEEEDEQVRLLSSSLTTGCSLSSSLGREAEPGEDRTIRYVRYESELQMPDIMRLITKDLSEPYSIYTYRYFIHNWPQLCFLAMVGEECVGAIVCKLDMHKKMFRRGYIAMLAVDSKYRRNGIGTNLVKKAIYAMVEGDCDEVVLETEITNKSALKLYENLGFVRDKRLFRYYLNGVDALRLKLWLR; from the exons ATGGCGGAGGTACCGCCTGGGCCTAGCAGCCTCCTCCCACCACCAGCGCCTGCGGCCCCAGCGGCGGCCGAGCTCCGCTGCCCGTTCCCGGCGGGGGCCGCGCTCGCTTGCTGCagcgaggacgaggaggacgacgAGGAGCACGAAGGCGGCTGCCGGAGCCCGGCGGGCGGCGAGGCGGCGACCGCGGCCAAGGCGCGTTCTTGCCTTCGCTGCCCGCAGCTGcctcaggagcagcagcagcagctcaacgGATTGATCGGCCCAGAACTGAGACACCTCCGGGCCGCGGCGACCCTCAAGAGTAAGGTTCTGAGTGCAGCGGAGGCGGCCGCCCCCGACGGGGCCCCCAAAGTGACTGCCACAAAAGGAGCCGAGGGACACCCGGGGGAGAGACCTCTCCACTCGGTCCCCAACAATGCAAGAACTGCACTCCCCGGCCGGCCAgaggcagcggcagcggcggcggcgggggcggcAAGCGACCCCGCGACGGCCCGGAATGGACTGGTGGAGGGCAacgagcaggaggaggaggaggacgagcaGGTGCGGCTGCTGTCTTCGTCTCTGACCACCGGCTGCAGTTTAAGTAGCTCCCTGGGCAGGGAGGCCGAGCCCGGGGAGGATCGGACGATACGATACGTCCGATATGAATCTGAGCTCCAAATGCCTGATATCATGAGACTGATCACCAAAGATCTGTCTGAACCCTACTCCATTTATACGTATAGATATTTTATCCACAACTGGCCACAGCTGTGTTTCTTG gcCATGGTAGGGGAGGAGTGTGTAGGTGCCATCGTATGCAAGTTGGATATGCACAAAAAGATGTTCCGCAGAGGTTATATAGCCATGTTAGCCGTGGACTCCAAGTACAGGAGAAATGGCATCG GTACTAACTTGGTAAAGAAAGCTATATATGCCATGGTCGAAGGAGACTGTGATGAG gttgttttggaaacagaaattacaaATAAGTCTGCTTTGAAACTTTATGAAAATCTTGGTTTTGTTCGAGATAAGAGGCTGTTCAGATACTATTTAAATGGAGTTGACGCACTGCGACTTAAACTGTGGCTGCGCTGA
- the Naa30 gene encoding N-alpha-acetyltransferase 30 isoform X1, giving the protein MASSLGCVASRMAEVPPGPSSLLPPPAPAAPAAAELRCPFPAGAALACCSEDEEDDEEHEGGCRSPAGGEAATAAKARSCLRCPQLPQEQQQQLNGLIGPELRHLRAAATLKSKVLSAAEAAAPDGAPKVTATKGAEGHPGERPLHSVPNNARTALPGRPEAAAAAAAGAASDPATARNGLVEGNEQEEEEDEQVRLLSSSLTTGCSLSSSLGREAEPGEDRTIRYVRYESELQMPDIMRLITKDLSEPYSIYTYRYFIHNWPQLCFLAMVGEECVGAIVCKLDMHKKMFRRGYIAMLAVDSKYRRNGIGTNLVKKAIYAMVEGDCDEVVLETEITNKSALKLYENLGFVRDKRLFRYYLNGVDALRLKLWLR; this is encoded by the exons ATGGCCTCCTCTCTCGGCTGTGTCGCTTCTAGGATGGCGGAGGTACCGCCTGGGCCTAGCAGCCTCCTCCCACCACCAGCGCCTGCGGCCCCAGCGGCGGCCGAGCTCCGCTGCCCGTTCCCGGCGGGGGCCGCGCTCGCTTGCTGCagcgaggacgaggaggacgacgAGGAGCACGAAGGCGGCTGCCGGAGCCCGGCGGGCGGCGAGGCGGCGACCGCGGCCAAGGCGCGTTCTTGCCTTCGCTGCCCGCAGCTGcctcaggagcagcagcagcagctcaacgGATTGATCGGCCCAGAACTGAGACACCTCCGGGCCGCGGCGACCCTCAAGAGTAAGGTTCTGAGTGCAGCGGAGGCGGCCGCCCCCGACGGGGCCCCCAAAGTGACTGCCACAAAAGGAGCCGAGGGACACCCGGGGGAGAGACCTCTCCACTCGGTCCCCAACAATGCAAGAACTGCACTCCCCGGCCGGCCAgaggcagcggcagcggcggcggcgggggcggcAAGCGACCCCGCGACGGCCCGGAATGGACTGGTGGAGGGCAacgagcaggaggaggaggaggacgagcaGGTGCGGCTGCTGTCTTCGTCTCTGACCACCGGCTGCAGTTTAAGTAGCTCCCTGGGCAGGGAGGCCGAGCCCGGGGAGGATCGGACGATACGATACGTCCGATATGAATCTGAGCTCCAAATGCCTGATATCATGAGACTGATCACCAAAGATCTGTCTGAACCCTACTCCATTTATACGTATAGATATTTTATCCACAACTGGCCACAGCTGTGTTTCTTG gcCATGGTAGGGGAGGAGTGTGTAGGTGCCATCGTATGCAAGTTGGATATGCACAAAAAGATGTTCCGCAGAGGTTATATAGCCATGTTAGCCGTGGACTCCAAGTACAGGAGAAATGGCATCG GTACTAACTTGGTAAAGAAAGCTATATATGCCATGGTCGAAGGAGACTGTGATGAG gttgttttggaaacagaaattacaaATAAGTCTGCTTTGAAACTTTATGAAAATCTTGGTTTTGTTCGAGATAAGAGGCTGTTCAGATACTATTTAAATGGAGTTGACGCACTGCGACTTAAACTGTGGCTGCGCTGA